Within the Glycine soja cultivar W05 chromosome 3, ASM419377v2, whole genome shotgun sequence genome, the region AAACTTGGAACTATTGTGGcctacaaaataatgaaaaatgaaaattcatcTAACAGAACTTCCATCCAGAGCAAGgtctttataaaattaaaattttaattggaacTGCCAAAAATacctatatattaaaaaagaaacatcaaaaagaaggaaaatcaagAATGACAAAATTCCAGGGATATATGATCCTGGATAGTGGCATTGCGTGCAATGGTAACACTTTGATGTCCAGTAATTAACATGAACAACTAATATAAAGGTTATGGTTCTCCTCAAGAGTCCATTTTTCTGACTAGACTAAAGAAACTAATTAAAGCAATATACTGTTTTAGAAACAGCATAGCTGCTTAAAGCCTAGGATTCATCAAAGTTACTCAGTTTGTTGGTTGGCACTGATTTGGAACTCTGTTCACagccaaaataaattatgtagaAACAGGCATAATGTAGCAATTAGCTTTTCCAGTCCAAAATGATATTTTGATGGATTGATGCATACCAGTCTGGGGAGCCACACATATCTTAATACAAATTATCAACAAACAAATTTACCTGTATATAGTGCACAAGAGCAGAATTCTCATCTTCAGGATTAAGACATTCTGAAGGGTAGAAGTAATTCATGCCACTTTCAAGTTTAACAACCCGATTTTCCAAATGTTGAGATGAGAATAAAGGCTTGCACAGaggttttgaaaaattaaagagaaCATCTTCTATGTGCTTAACAATTGACTGTGCTTCATGGCTTTCAATGTTCCCTGTACAGAAAATTTCACTCCAATTGAAATAAATGTAACTTGCCAACcataaagagagagaaaggccTAAGAACCTGCTATATAAAACTCTAAAAAGGTCCTGGAGAGCATTGCTGGTACAAATTTAGCAAGATCTTCAACTTGAAGAGCAGGAAGTATGTCTAGCTGTTCTATCCAAGGCCAGGTTTGATCTTGTAAAATCAAAGAGCAATAGTACATAGCCTGCTGATAAGGTTGTTGGTACTTCAAATTCTGGTATTCTTTGGTTACCATTTCCTGATAAGATGGCATATGAaaagataaatgaataaattagcctaaataaattaaaaatcaagacaaattttattttaataatgttggcatggataaattataaatcaatACCGAACATGAGTGCATACTCATTTGTTAGCATATTTTCTTAAGAACCAGAAAATCATTCTTTcagaaaaaacattattaatatatatttcagtAGAATAGAcgaatttttaaactaaaatatctCTAGTCCCAACTATAAAAggttatttcatttcattagaAAACATATTGAgtgatttcaaattatttaataattatttctaatttggTAACCTTTTTCACTAAAAGTGCCATAAAACTTTCCTAAAGCAAATCATTCTAAGGGGACCAGCAGAAGCTAGAAGCTTGCAGCACAAAACAATCCAATGAAAATAAGAGGCACAAGCATGAAACATGAGAGGCACACCTTAGACAAATGAAATTGGCAATGGATTTAAAGAGTTTAAAGGATGAGAGTAATTGCCAATGTTTGCTGGAAAAAGACAGAGTACAAAAGAGAAGAATCCAACAAAGAATCACCCTTGCCCCATGGTAgacaacataaaaaatcaattcaatctCCAAATAACAATGGGAAAACAAATGCCATGTGAGAAGAGTCTGATACAGTACCTTGATAACTGAAAACCTGTCAGTTTTCACTTCAAATGTCACAATCTTTTCAACTATAGTTTCAAGTAGAATCCTTAACTTGTGATTGTAACCACGGAGAGTCatctggaaagaaaaaaaatgacattttaatgATGAGAATGAAGTACCACATTTATTCAAAGGCAGGCAGGGGGAGGAAGAGTTCCTCTGTTACTATTTTCATCCACACAACTAAACTCATCAGTATATTTCTAACATTTGTTTAATGATCTAATACAgaaattgcaataaaaaaacttcgtaccccattgcccagaggctcttcgctatgcgaaggtatgggggaggaatgttgcaaattaaaatatattgaaagagTACCTGGAAACCACCATCTGTTTGATTTATGCTGTAATATAAACCAGCAACCTGAGCATAATAagctgaaaaaaagaaaatcagtaACAACTCCTTCAACTTGTATTTAGCAAATGAGTTTACACAATAATGCACAAATAACTTTCTAATAGTAAAGTCCACGGAAAGCTAGCAACCTACCATATTCATTCAAGTAATCCATCAATAACTCTGTGAAAATATGCGTCAAAACTTCAGCCTCAGGAGAGTTTCCAGAATATGGGCAATTGAAATCAATCTTTACATAAGCCTTGGGTGTAGAAAACAATGTATCTGGCTTATACCATAAGGCTGAATAAGTAGACCTGCTTAACAAAACTGGAAACTTTACCTGTTTCAAAGTATTAATCGTATGATCAAGAGAACCATGGTGAAAACCAtagatatatataattgaaaaatatatcataCTTTTTCTTGCACAATTTTAAGTGACAAGTCAGTTGGAATGAATTTGTTAGGAGCTGGAAGATGCATATTTTCATCTGGAGCAGAAAGCACCCACCCCTGCAAAATACAAGCATTTAAGGACTATCAAGTTCCATCCTTTCATCCAGTTCAAATATCAAGCATAACTGTTCATAAAAGCACAGACCTGAATTGCAGAGCCAGTGATTTTTTCAAGGGAATATGCAGTTCCATACCATGGCTCTACCTTATCCATAAGCCCTTCAAATTTTTTAGACTCCCAAAAGATTCTGCTCGAGAATGAGTTagcttaaatttaattataacaaaCAGCCCCACTGATACAAATTCTCAAACACCTTAATAGTTTTTTCTATGTTGAGTGAAATAACAGCTAAGCTTTTAGGAGAGTTAGTCCTTCACATGCTTCTTATACATAAATTTACAGTTTTAATTTTAGTACACCTACCGAACATTGTTTGGAGAAAGCTGATCTAGTACCATTTGGATAACATTTGGGCTAAATTTAGAAGGCAAGGATGATCCTGTCAACCAATCTTTTACAGGATAAAACtgtaaaataacaaagatcaatTAATAATATGGTTTCCATCAAGAAGCTCCCCTTCAAAGTTATTTACTAATTTATGCAAAGAAACATGGAGTACCTTCATATTTGATGCAATATTAACAGCATAATCACTAGGACGAATTTTGTCCTGATAATGAAACTTGGTCTCACAAACCGCTGAAAGCTTGATGAACATAGAAAATTCCATTAGAAGCTGTTTAAACCAGTTGTGGAAACAGAAAAGGCGAGAGCATAGATGAAATTCATTATCATCAACGAAGATTACAATGGTAAGAGTGCATTTGgcctagctttttttttttaacttattagtTACTAGTTACCTTTAagctaaagtttaaaaaaaggacctttaaaattgaagttaaagTTGTTTGagtatttttcattctttctctTAAAAGTTAATTTGAAGTTAAACTAGATCCATACCTCTTCAAAAATCCATTTGCAAACACCAGACTGTTGTAGAAGCTCAATGTATTTGAACAACAACCCAATGATATCTTGTATGTGCTCTAGAAATCAAAGCAAAAAGTACAAAAATGAGTTTacaaaatcaatcaataaaCAAAACAATGCATAACAAACCTTGAATTTAGCATGAATAGTGCATGCTTAGAAGTTAACATGGTAAAACTTTGTGAAAGAGGAGAAATATGTACAACAAATGAGAAAAAAGATAGaggagagagggagaaagaagaCTAACCATGACCAACATCAGTAAGATCAATTACAactttaaagaaagaaaagtccAAACCCCAATCTGATTCGCCCGCATACAAGGCCGTAGCCCATCCTGCAAATGGAATTTTCTTCTAGGGGGTAAAATGAGACAATTCATAACACCAACAAAGGTCCAATACAAGTTTCCTAGATACGAATCatcaatcatcatcttcttaaTCCAAGACTTCTGTATCATTTTCACTACTATTTATAGTTTTCatttttggaaattaaaatcacaaaagtAGCCCTCCAAAAAAGCTTATGTCTCTGTTCAGAGGGATCTTTGGGAATCAACACATAGTGCCACTATATTGCCAGCTATGGCCATTACTCAGCCTACTATTTGGTCCACTAGGGCCACAACACTACGGCTGCCCTTGTAGCGGGCAGGGGGCGCACTAGCATGCTATTTAAAACCCCAGCATGACCTCATATAAAATAGAAGGATCAGATTTCAAAGGAGGTAGACAATAaccacaaaattaataattaaatatacaacAGATGGAGTGTATACCCACCCAATTTTTTCAAGATGTAATATAAAGACCCTTCTCCTTCATGACCAATTAGATGACCAAGATACCTGCATGGCCCTTCAGTGTAATGATGAATTTCAGGGGTTACTGGCCATACAATTCTCAATTTATGACCTTGCTTTATTGGGACAGTCCTGACAAGAATCTAAAACAGAAAGCCAAAATAAGAAATAGATTAGAATCAACGGTGAAGAAATTAGTTAGATTTTACCattaagacaaataaaaaatgtgtactTGCAAATGCTCTGATTTGCACGGCTGAACACGAGCACGGAAACAAGTTTTGTTGATGTTTCTAATATCCTGGAACTTTTCTTCTAcaaggttttgaattttatcaAGGCTTTCTGAAAATATCCATGCACACATAATTGGATTGTAGCCAttcaaaaagagaaataaataatacaacCTATATATTGTAAACAAGACATTTGTTACCATTTGTGTATATAACTAGATGCATTAGATTAGCAGAATAGTTTTCTTCATAGAATTTGAGAAGCTCGCTCCTTGTATCTAATCCTTTTGCTTTTGGTCTAACTTCCAAAGTGTCCCAGTTCCCTAACAAAACAGCTATTTTAGATGCAGTAATGATTGTGATGAGAAGAAGATTGCAACCATGATAACTAATTCAAATATTCCAGTTTCATttggacaaaaatatttcttacaGAACAAATTATAATGAAGTTAAGCATAGTTTTAAGCACTAATCACCAAAGCAAGTTATATGCAGAATCATATCAATGACATAATACTCATGCACATACACTTGAAATGCatgcttatttaaaaaataaaaacacactgATATTTggaacttcaattttttataaatcaacTCCAGAAAAATTTTAAGGAAATATCCCCCAGCTGGCTCAGAAGTCAGCAGTTTTTGTCCAAAAAAAAAGTCAGCAGCTATCAATGTGATAAAAGAAAAGACAGAtccaagaaaatttaaaatcatatactgCTGTCTGCACATCCAAAATATAGCCATGGCAGTCCCCATGTACCATCAAAGAAGTTTGTAGCAAAATACTCCATTGTTTATCCCAGTagacaaattttatttgaatttgaatacagAATAATGCATTTAAACAGAtagaattacaaagaaaaacagATTCTTGAAACTAATGAACTTGGACAAGGAAGAAAGCACATGACGATAAGCATTACAAAGCATCAGTCTGAAAATACTCCCTAATATTTTTGGTTTGACGGAAAAAAATTCCACATGTTTTCATTCTTGGACAAGGCAAAAAGATAACTTGGAAAAACAGAATCTAGCTCTTGACATTCATCATCATATTTATGAACTATGACACAGccaattattttcattattaaaataataattaggaaaaaatatcaatattacaatattttaaaagattttggaCACAAGCAAGCATAGCTCGCTATCAGTTCTTTCACTAAATAAATCACACAAAAACACAAGCAGTATGGTACAAAAGTTCAAAATTTAGTTGTttgagtttgtaaaaaaataaaataaaaaaatcaaccacTGACCTGTACTAAATTTATGATACGGATGATCTTCATCACTGAGATGTTTCTGAAGCTGTATAGATTGTAATGGGGGTGGGGGGGGCAAGaaagattataaatatttcttcaaGAGAGGCTTAAAAACACAATTTGCAATCCCAGTAAAGCACCCAATGATCCACATACATATTGGAAGAGAGAAACCACAAGTATATGAGGAGGATAAACAAAAgaggaaaggaagaaaaacaGATGAACTGCAAAGGAAACAAATCAGTCCAACTTCtttgaataaaagaaataaattatgaatCTATTCTTTGGTTTAGTAAATGCATGTTGAAGGTTATTAAGATTAGTCGATCTCAATCCTAGGTTGAGATTTAAGAGACAAGACAACCAATCCTACTGCCCTTTCCTCCGCTTTTCTATCAATCTGATTCAGCTGGAGAAGCAACAATAATCCTTCCATATTTCCATGTCCTATGAATCGTCAGtccaaatatttttcatgaGACCCTGGCCTCAAGTATCAGTAACAAACTGACTTtcaatgaatttcaatgtttCATCACTCTCAACAACTCAGCACCATTAGTAAAAGCTACACAACACATCTGGAAATGGAAGAAAAGGACACGACTAACTATTTCAACAAGTAGATCCTTAAAGTAATAATATAAGGGGAAAATATTATAACTGATGATAGACTTCCTCACACATCCTGAGCAGTCTAAATAGTGCACCACAATTGACAGAACAAGTGTATCCAGTATTCACACACATGACACATGTACTGGATAACCATGTTTAGCACAAGATTGCAATAAATGAGCTACTTACAGCCTTGAAACTAAATCTACAGTATCATAGACCATGTCAGAATAGTTGTTTGTTTTGTCTTATTTGTATTTCCTAAAAGTTACTTTTTGATGTATTCTGAAAAGGCTATGTGTAGGGCAGGTTTCCCTAAGTCGGAACCTGCcaccttcttttcttctcttgtaCTCTATTtctgatatataaatataagggCTGGTGCTATGTGGAGTGAGACACTTGAGcacttttattcaaaattttattctcAAGTGACCAATTTAGCATCTCATAGTTGTGAAGAGCTACATGGATACAGTAAATGCTTTGAATATCATAGTCATCAATCTTGGATAGTAGCATGTAGCCAACCCAAAAAAACGCTATAACAGTACTGCACATAGTAGGATGGCTGCTATtctgaatttttatatatacaatttttttttgggagaattatatacataaatgtttttatatatacataaatctctacaattaagaaaaagaattacTCAAATTCATAATGTATTCATAACttacaataaaaaatcataggttttTAAGCAAAACATACAACTAAATAACAACAAAActcaagaaaacaaacaaatttgaaaggcattaatatttcaaatacaATACACTCAATAAAAAGTGAGGTTGGGTGTTGCACAGAGAAAAAAACAGAGGTTGAGGGTTCAGAAATCAGAGTTTAGAGAGATTGATGAAGGGTGGCTGTTGTCAGAAATACCACCAGCGATGGGTGGGTGTTGGTAAAACAGTGTGGGTGTCACAGAAAAGATAAAACATAGAAGCACTGGAAACTACAGCAAACTGGGTTTTCCAAAAAGCCTCACTCTAGCTCCACTATGACCACTATTTTTGCTGCCATTACAACTGCTAAAACAAAACACGGATATTCAAACTTATAGCAGCCTGTGGCCACTCCAAACCACTACCGTGTGCTATTGATAATTATAAATGAATGTTAAAACTATATTGGGCCTTCACTCCATGTTTAATACTACTAGAAAATCTGTTTCATAACAATACTGAAATCTCATTTCAAACAACCAATTTAACCccctaaaaattatttaaaagcaATAGCACATACCTGGTTCATTCTCCATGCATCAGATAATAAATTCTTCTGGTTTTCTGTAAGAAAGAGAGCAGAGGAAAAGTATACAGAtaagaaacaaaggaaataaaacaaaagacatCAAACAATGAAGAAGACTGGCTAACCAGAGTCAACAGCTTTAATTTCCCTCATAGTGGCATCGGCAGACATCAATGGTTTATTGAAGAACTGAGCGAATCTGGAAGACGAACCATACCCCAAGCTCAGAATTTTTATTAgggaataaaaaaggaaatcatAAAAGCAGGATCTACCTGTCCAGAGCCTCTTCAAAGCCATCTGTGTTAACATCAAAAAAATAGTTGGTGTGTTCAGAAGATGTAAAAGCATTGGTGCTTCCTCCATGCTGTGCCAGGAAAGCAGACCACAGcaatcaaaccaaacaaaagttgttagcaaaaaaaaatgtaagaatatttaaaaataaataaataataaatcaatggAATCATTTCAGCTTTCTAAACTCCATTTGATAATGATATTTGATACAATATAAAAAGAATAGAAATTCTTAACATTCTTAAAAATACCTTGCAGAGTGGAAGGCCAGAGAAAATGCATGAAACTAAAAGCATAACATAACTTAAGCTCAAAACATATGGCAATGATCATAAAGTCATATGGAGCTTTCCCTCCATTTCATTCCCTTTCCCCTTCTCCCAGACAAGCCCATGGGAAAACTTGAGAGCCCAAGAGACCATATTCCTACCCCTTCACGGCAAGAATCAAAATCCAGGTCTTGAGTCCTAAACcctctaaatttaaaaacatgccAAATTCATAATAATGTGATTGAATAAAAACAGTGAAGACATGACAAAAtctatttacaaagataaaatatCTATACAGTTCATTTTGTCCtagaaatgttttaaatttgtgGTTCTGCCTGTGTGGTTTatagaattttatttatgaaaaagagttatcaaattaaaaaattgaaaaatgaataacTACTGACTGCCTTATAAATAACATGTACTCAGGAAACACACCTCTGTTTCTTAAAGCTATACTCACCTCTCAAGATAATCGAGtacaaatatttcaaatatcaAGTTAACTTatccaataaattttaatcatcaaTTTTTAGCCTTGAAATATCCCACGAGGGTTAGATCATTTTATCCAATAAATTCTAAGAGGTTTAGATTATTTTCTTATCAAATAACCATTTAGATCATTTTCTTATCAAATAATCATTAACATAGCAGTAGCATGAATTCAACTTTCAAGCAAGGTATCAATAAGTTTTTGAAGTAGGAACTGGACATAGAATTTCagtaaaataaaaggaatactGAAGTATTTTactgaatttaaatttatatgtttttttatttttacatgaaGTTTCTTATTGTATACTATGAAGAGTGCTAGGAACATACTCTCTAACACTCtttctaacaaattttattggttaaaatttattgaaactacAAAATCAGGAGAGATAATCATTAAATAAGATGTGAGACCCATGAAACTTTTTCATTTCCAATAATAAGAAAGAGTGTTCTTACTTCCTAGCATTTCTCTTATACTATTTTAGTGCTAGAATTCCTTTCAGTCCATTCTGGATATCAGCAAATTTTCTCtctaattacaattttgttcttaatCAGTTAATATATGCATTTTTTGTCCTCTCAGTCTCACCATCTTCCCCTTTAAGATTTTCTGATTTCAGCAATCATAATAGAAGAattgaattttgattatttgCACCTAGTAAGGGGGTGTTGCATATTTGCCGTTAACAATtaggatttgatttgaatattttttgttttatttttcagttttcctACTTTCCTGAAATTAGAGATGGTAAATCATGTTATAAATACTCAATCATGCTGAGGCTCCTCAAGCAATTCAGGAGACGTTCCTCCATTTTCAAGAAATGCTTTTGACAAAATTTCAACAGCAAGTACCATTTTATCAACAAGTACCAATAAGATTAGGATATATGTCAACAAGGATTAAATATTTCCTTTAACTATTTCATAGAATGAtggataaataaaattgaagatctGAAATACATAGGacaaaaaggttaaaaaaatctGTTGACAATTTCCATTAGGGGTAGTAAGAAAATTCCATTGCTTTTTTCACAGCTTAAAAGGGAGCAGACATCCGAACATTATACCTCAGTAATATACTTGGAGTAGCTATCTTCAACTGGGTATTTTTCACTCGCATAAAACAGCATGTGCTCTGTCaaccaaaaatacaaaataaccagaataaatttttttaaatggatttCATTTcaacacaaaaaaggaaaatataaataagtaaaGTTTCAACATCCCACCCATTAGCCATCAAAATATAGTtcttgaaatatataataaagtcCAGATGCTAGAatctattatctttttttctttgttcctAACAGCACTACATAAAGGTCTATATCTCAAAGTATCAACCTAAAGTCCCAAACATCACGAGTAGCAAGTGCCCCAACAACTAGCTCCTCTTTTTGGTGTCTACAATCTATCTCCTTAATATGAAGCCCGGACTCTCACACGAACACCGGACACCTCGACTTGGCTAATGTCTAAAATATAGGACACAGGAGCACGACATTCACGCACAAACAGAGAGAttctaattaaatgaaatattagtaatatataacaaaatatctaaaattGATGATATATTCATCTTTCTAAACCAACCTTCTATATTTTTTCAAGTGTATTAGTTGTGTAAAGGTGACGGCATAA harbors:
- the LOC114406717 gene encoding insulin-degrading enzyme-like 1, peroxisomal → MAVGKEDVEIVKARIDKRDYRRVVLRNSLQVLLISDPDTDKCAASMDVGVGYFSDPAGLEGLAHFLEHMLFYASEKYPVEDSYSKYITEHGGSTNAFTSSEHTNYFFDVNTDGFEEALDRFAQFFNKPLMSADATMREIKAVDSENQKNLLSDAWRMNQLQKHLSDEDHPYHKFSTGNWDTLEVRPKAKGLDTRSELLKFYEENYSANLMHLVIYTNESLDKIQNLVEEKFQDIRNINKTCFRARVQPCKSEHLQILVRTVPIKQGHKLRIVWPVTPEIHHYTEGPCRYLGHLIGHEGEGSLYYILKKLGWATALYAGESDWGLDFSFFKVVIDLTDVGHEHIQDIIGLLFKYIELLQQSGVCKWIFEELSAVCETKFHYQDKIRPSDYAVNIASNMKFYPVKDWLTGSSLPSKFSPNVIQMVLDQLSPNNVRIFWESKKFEGLMDKVEPWYGTAYSLEKITGSAIQGWVLSAPDENMHLPAPNKFIPTDLSLKIVQEKVKFPVLLSRSTYSALWYKPDTLFSTPKAYVKIDFNCPYSGNSPEAEVLTHIFTELLMDYLNEYAYYAQVAGLYYSINQTDGGFQMTLRGYNHKLRILLETIVEKIVTFEVKTDRFSVIKEMVTKEYQNLKYQQPYQQAMYYCSLILQDQTWPWIEQLDILPALQVEDLAKFVPAMLSRTFLEFYIAGNIESHEAQSIVKHIEDVLFNFSKPLCKPLFSSQHLENRVVKLESGMNYFYPSECLNPEDENSALVHYIQVGRDDFKLNVKLQLFALVAKQPTFHQLRSVEQLGYITVLMQRNDCGIRGLQFIIQSTVKSPGNIEQRVEAFLQMFETKLHEMTIDEFKSNVNALIDVKLEKHKNLREESSFFWREINDGTLRFDRTDYEVEALRQLTLQELIDFFNEYVKVGAPRKKTLSVRVHGNRHSSEYKTEASEPHLAKIDNIFTFRRSQALYGSFKGLSGQMKL